The following nucleotide sequence is from Cricetulus griseus strain 17A/GY chromosome 9, alternate assembly CriGri-PICRH-1.0, whole genome shotgun sequence.
gaggagaaagggaggcagggaggagactAAGAGAGCTGCCCTCACCTCCAGGACTTTGGGGGGGAAGAGGGGGGTTAAGGCAGCAAAAGCtcagggagtggggaggaggggggcacGTGGGGCCCTCTGCCCACAGCTCTCAGGAATCTCGGTGCTCCAGGGAGAGCTGGGCTGTGGCGTGCTGGAGGTCAGAGCTCACCCGTCGCGGGGTGAGGGGCCCCCCGGCCTCCCCAGGGCCCGCCGCCGCCGCCGTGTCCCCACGAACCTTCTTGTCCTCACCCTCATCCTCAGGGCCCCCAGGGAGGCCCCCGCCCCCCTCCAGGCGACAGTCTTCGCTCCAGCGCCGCTTGAAGCGCAGTTTAAGGGGCATGCACTGGGCCGCCCCGGgggcctctcctcctcctcctcctcctcctcctcctcctcctccgggcTCCGGCTTGGGGGGAGCAGGCGGGGCACGGGGGGTCTTGAACACCTCCCCGTCTTCCTCGTCCTCGTCACTGATGTCAGTCACCTCCACCTCCTCGGACTCGCCTTCCGAGATGGGCTCCACCTTGATCTGGGGTGGCGGCggcggtggcggcggcggcggcgggggTGCCACCCCGCCCGATGCTCCTCCTCCGCTGCCGTCGGGGCCTCCAGGAGCCTTGTCGCCCGCTGCCCCCCGCTGCCGGCGTCCCAGCGGGGGTGGCTGCAGCTTAAACTTGAACggggatgaagaggaggaagaggaagacgaAGCCGAGGAGGGGACCGGCGGGGTCTCGGGCGCCATGGGCGGCAGCGGGCACTTGTCGGGGCGCTGGGGCTGGggcaccaccagcccagggtagTGGAGGAAGGCGCGGGGGCTGAGGTGGTAGTTGTAGACGCTTTGGGTGTGGGCCTGCAGGTACCGCTTCATGTCCTCGGGGCTGAAGGAGAAGTGGGAGCCTCCCCCCGAGCCGCTGGGGCCCCCACCGCCACTGGGGTACATGGGGCTCAGCGTGGGTGAGGGTGTGTAGGCCAGGTGCGTGGGGGTCATGGGCAGCGCCGGGGAGAGCTGAGGGGGCAGGAGGGAGCCGGGCCCGGCCAAAGGTGACACGGGGAAGGGGCTCAGGGGCTCGGGGCCACCCCGGGGCCGGGGGTAGACGCG
It contains:
- the LOC113837191 gene encoding ETS domain-containing transcription factor ERF, coding for MKTPADTGFAFPDWAYKPESSPGSRQIQLWHFILELLRKEEYQGVIAWQGDYGEFVIKDPDEVARLWGVRKCKPQMNYDKLSRALRYYYNKRILHKTKGKRFTYKFNFNKLVLVNYPFIDVGLAGGAVPQSAPPVPSGGSHFRFPPSTPSEVLSPTEDPRSPPACSSSSSSLFSAVVARRLGRGSVSDCSDGTSELEEPLGEDPRARPPGPPPELGAFRGPPLARLPHDPGVFRVYPRPRGGPEPLSPFPVSPLAGPGSLLPPQLSPALPMTPTHLAYTPSPTLSPMYPSGGGGPSGSGGGSHFSFSPEDMKRYLQAHTQSVYNYHLSPRAFLHYPGLVVPQPQRPDKCPLPPMAPETPPVPSSASSSSSSSSSPFKFKLQPPPLGRRQRGAAGDKAPGGPDGSGGGASGGVAPPPPPPPPPPPPQIKVEPISEGESEEVEVTDISDEDEEDGEVFKTPRAPPAPPKPEPGGGGGGGGGGGGEAPGAAQCMPLKLRFKRRWSEDCRLEGGGGLPGGPEDEGEDKKVRGDTAAAAGPGEAGGPLTPRRVSSDLQHATAQLSLEHRDS